In a genomic window of Zerene cesonia ecotype Mississippi chromosome Z, Zerene_cesonia_1.1, whole genome shotgun sequence:
- the LOC119835744 gene encoding MIF-like protein mif-2, with product MPVLKIFTNLPRDKIPSNFVNRILPILSKVVRKPEENFVCMVSADCSLTFGGDSTAPGAVANLESIGHLGPSDNKIIAKEVTAFVDKELGIIGDRFLLTFYDLQAHNVAKNGLTIG from the exons ATGCCTGTCTTGAAAATCTTCACGAATCTCCCTAGAGATAAAATCCCgagtaattttgttaataggATTCTGCCGATATTATCGAAGGTGGTGAGAAAACCTGAAGAG AACTTCGTCTGCATGGTGTCTGCAGACTGTTCGTTGACGTTCGGAGGTGATTCCACCGCGCCTGGAGCAGTAGCAAACCTTGAGTCCATCGGTCACTTAGGCCCGTcagacaataaaattattgccaAAGAAGTGACAGCATTCGTGGATAAGGAACTAGGAATTATTGGTGACAG GTTTTTGCTAACCTTTTACGACCTACAAGCACACAATGTCGCTAAAAATGGTCTCACTATTGGCTGa
- the LOC119835880 gene encoding probable 3',5'-cyclic phosphodiesterase pde-5 isoform X1 translates to MMSGIEDARTEDEVQKDNLEPGRHKATSNPTRFLPPICSNGDINRAMNEKSNRLADPKTWSDYHRVCFVQELGQKAPVRPARRMHKSPRNKGKEAISVMQYLENNKEFLEAYVVDSIPVEELEQWLVKKTRNLKSNEQWNNNKMTNCKQKFMSLIRKLQEIGDEHSLINEIAYFVSNTVGADAYRVFKLYPDHVNFVQYFTNTAPGVNTENGSNLERAGPEEVELVLKVARRGATLRLSKNDIDIFPDSPKELLQKFGIDETQGLNHVLYQPILNAAGKTVYVIEMWRSNNQFDKRDEEMSTNFVIWNSLTLHYCNLYLDKTRERNMADFLLEVVKAIFEEMVSLDQLIKRILEFAQRLVNADRASLFLVDYRNSELVSTVFDLQFEAGHERDMEKKEIRMPIDRGIAGHVAQSGETMNIPDAYSDYRFNRDVDEVTGYKTSSILCMPVKVEGKVIGVVQMVNKRNSKYFDHEDEVAFEMFSTVFGLALHHARLYDKIMRKEQKYRVTLEILSYHNTCRENEVQEILNSNIKVNINMDDFYLDPYKIDDFQKCKAVLAMFDDLFGLSNFDKTSVTRFVLTVRKNYRRVPYHNFDHGWSVAHSMYVMLKNDKNKRFDYKMRLALFVACLCHDLDHRGYTNQYLNETASPLAAMYTTSPLEHHHFNITVKILQQDGHYIFSHLSSEDYKDILRYIKYCILATDLVQFFTNLKKMKDIVNSGDSRKQGFDWAATEHRNLAMAISMTAADLSASAKPWDIQIKTVKVIFEEFYEQGDKERAAGKTPIADMMDRNKPEEQPPSQVGFLSQICVPCYEILHKILPSTEPMYKMVLKNLSNWKSLADSRSDSRKQSEDSQSLNDDTLKSVSDSELDDYIIDDKPEVLPDDQNAVVVEEVDTAVMNDNGGKIERTLQSLRSDSTSWEEEQNDKASKASEIWEAVPTEDFLADDEGVVIA, encoded by the exons atGATGTCGGGTATAGAAGACGCGAGAACAGAAGATGAAGTACAAAAGGATAATTTAGAACCGGGAAGACATAAG GCAACTTCCAATCCTACGCGCTTTTTGCCTCCAATTTGTTCTAACGGAGATATAA ATCGAGCTATGAACGAGAAATCAAACCGATTAGCAGATCCCAAGACGTGGTCAGACTATCATAGAGTGTGTTTTGTGCAAGAGCTTGGACAGAAAGCACCTGTTAGACCGGCGCGTCGGATGCATAAATCAC CTCGTAATAAAGGTAAAGAGGCTATAAGCGTGATGCAGTACTTGGAGAATAATAAAGAGTTTCTTGAAGCGTATGTTGTGGACAGTATTCCAGTAGAAGAGTTGGAGCAGTGGCTGGTGAAGAAGACTCGTAATCTC AAAAGCAACGAACAATGgaataacaacaaaatgaCGAATTGCAAACAAAAGTTTATG AGTTTGATAAGGAAACTTCAAGAAATCGGCGACGAACATTCTTTGATAAACGAGATAGCGTACTTCGTCAGTAACACAGTCGGCGCTGATGCATACAGGGTGTTCAAATTGTATCCTGATCATGTgaattttgtacaatatttcacaaatactGCTCCAGGCGTTAATACTGAa AATGGCAGTAATTTGGAACGAGCAGGGCCTGAGGAGGTGGAGCTCGTATTGAAAGTGGCGAGGCGTGGCGCGACGTTGCGGCTGTCGAAAAACGATATCGATATATTTCCTGATTCGCCCAAGGAACTGCTTCAGAAGTTTGGGATTGACGAGACG CAAGGACTCAACCACGTTTTATATCAACCGATACTGAATGCTGCGGGTAAAACGGTGTATGTGATAGAAATGTGGAGATCGAATAACCAATTTGACAAGAGAGATGAGGAAATGAGCACGAATTTCGTTATTTGGAACAGTTTGACATTACACTATTGCAATCTGTACTTGGATAAGACTAGGGAACGTAATATGGCTGACTTTTTGTTGGAAGTCGTGAA GGCTATATTTGAAGAAATGGTATCTCTTGATCAACTTATAAAAAGAATACTGGAGTTCGCTCAAAGACTGGTGAACGCAGATAGAGCGTCCCTATTCCTTGTTGACTATCGAAACTCCGAATTGGTTTCGACAGTTTTCGATCTTCAATTCGAAGCAGGACATGAAAGGGATATGGAGAAGAAGGAGATAAGAATGCCCATTGACCGTGGTATTGCTGGCCATGTGGCGCAGTCTGGAGAAACCATGAACATACCTGATGCGTATTCAGACTATAGGTTTAATAG GGATGTTGATGAAGTAACAGGCTATAAGACATCAAGCATCCTCTGCATGCCTGTTAAAGTCGAAGGCAAAGTGATAGGTGTTGTCCAAATGGTGAATAAAAGGAACAGTAAATACTTTGATCACGAGGATGAAGTGGCTTTTGAAATGTTCTCTACGGTGTTTGGACTAGCTCTTCACCACGCTAGGTTGTATGACAAAATCATGCGCAAAGAACAAAAGTACAGAGTAACGTTAGAAATACTGAGCTATCACAATACATGCAGAGAGAACGAGGTCCAGGAAATACTGAATAGCAAcattaaagttaatataaatatggacGATTTTTACTTAGACCCCTATAAGATCGACGATTTCCAAAAGTGCAAAGCAGTCTTGGCAATGTTTGACGATCTGTTTGGCTTGTCCAATTTCGATAAAACGTCAGTTACAAGGTTTGTTTTGACTGTAAGGAAAAACTACAGAAGGGTCCCGTATCACAATTTCGATCACGGCTGGTCCGTCGCTCACTCCATGTACGTTATGCTTAAAAACGACAAGAATAAGAGATTTGATTACAAAATG AGATTAGCACTATTCGTGGCGTGCTTGTGCCACGATCTAGACCATCGGGGATATACTAATCAGTATCTGAATGAAACAGCATCTCCGCTGGCAGCTATGTACACCACATCGCCACTGGAGCATCATCATTTCAATATAACAGTCAAGATTTTGCAACAG gatGGCCATTACATATTCTCTCACCTTTCAAGCGAGGACTACAAAGATATATTAcgatatatcaaatattgtattttggcAACAGATCTCGTTCAGTTCTTcactaatttgaaaaaaatgaaagatATCGTAAATAGTGGTGATTCGAGAAAACAAGGTTTCGATTGGGCTGCGACAGAGCACAG GAACTTAGCAATGGCAATATCGATGACGGCGGCTGATCTGTCTGCTTCTGCAAAACCATGggacatacaaataaaaactgtcaAAGTGATATTTGAAGAATTTTACGAGCAAGGGGATAAGGAGAGAGCTGCTGGGAAAACGCCTATAGCTGACATGATGGATAGAAATAAACCTGAAGAACAACCACCGAGTCAG GTTGGATTTTTGAGTCAAATATGTGTTCCTTGTTACGAAATACTCCACAAAATATTGCCCAGTACAGAGCCGATGTACAAAATGGTTCTTAAGAATCTCAGTAACTGGAAATCTCTAGCTGACAGCCGTAGCGATAGTCGAAAACAATCTGAAGACTCTCAATCATTAAACGATGATACATTGAAAAGCGTGTCAGATTCAGAGTTGGATGACTATATTATCGATGATAAGCCTGAAGTTTTACCTGATGACCAAAACGCTGTTGTTGTTGAAGAGGTTGATACTGCAGTAATGAATGATAATGGTGGTAAAATAGAAAGAACACTTCAGAGTTTGCGATCAGATTCAACTTCTTGGGAGGAAGAACAAAACGATAAAGCATCTAAAGCCAGTGAGATATGGGAGGCTGTTCCCACAGAAGATTTTCTGGCTGACGATGAAGGAGTTGTTATAGCATAA
- the LOC119835880 gene encoding probable 3',5'-cyclic phosphodiesterase pde-5 isoform X2, which yields MNEKSNRLADPKTWSDYHRVCFVQELGQKAPVRPARRMHKSPRNKGKEAISVMQYLENNKEFLEAYVVDSIPVEELEQWLVKKTRNLKSNEQWNNNKMTNCKQKFMSLIRKLQEIGDEHSLINEIAYFVSNTVGADAYRVFKLYPDHVNFVQYFTNTAPGVNTENGSNLERAGPEEVELVLKVARRGATLRLSKNDIDIFPDSPKELLQKFGIDETQGLNHVLYQPILNAAGKTVYVIEMWRSNNQFDKRDEEMSTNFVIWNSLTLHYCNLYLDKTRERNMADFLLEVVKAIFEEMVSLDQLIKRILEFAQRLVNADRASLFLVDYRNSELVSTVFDLQFEAGHERDMEKKEIRMPIDRGIAGHVAQSGETMNIPDAYSDYRFNRDVDEVTGYKTSSILCMPVKVEGKVIGVVQMVNKRNSKYFDHEDEVAFEMFSTVFGLALHHARLYDKIMRKEQKYRVTLEILSYHNTCRENEVQEILNSNIKVNINMDDFYLDPYKIDDFQKCKAVLAMFDDLFGLSNFDKTSVTRFVLTVRKNYRRVPYHNFDHGWSVAHSMYVMLKNDKNKRFDYKMRLALFVACLCHDLDHRGYTNQYLNETASPLAAMYTTSPLEHHHFNITVKILQQDGHYIFSHLSSEDYKDILRYIKYCILATDLVQFFTNLKKMKDIVNSGDSRKQGFDWAATEHRNLAMAISMTAADLSASAKPWDIQIKTVKVIFEEFYEQGDKERAAGKTPIADMMDRNKPEEQPPSQVGFLSQICVPCYEILHKILPSTEPMYKMVLKNLSNWKSLADSRSDSRKQSEDSQSLNDDTLKSVSDSELDDYIIDDKPEVLPDDQNAVVVEEVDTAVMNDNGGKIERTLQSLRSDSTSWEEEQNDKASKASEIWEAVPTEDFLADDEGVVIA from the exons ATGAACGAGAAATCAAACCGATTAGCAGATCCCAAGACGTGGTCAGACTATCATAGAGTGTGTTTTGTGCAAGAGCTTGGACAGAAAGCACCTGTTAGACCGGCGCGTCGGATGCATAAATCAC CTCGTAATAAAGGTAAAGAGGCTATAAGCGTGATGCAGTACTTGGAGAATAATAAAGAGTTTCTTGAAGCGTATGTTGTGGACAGTATTCCAGTAGAAGAGTTGGAGCAGTGGCTGGTGAAGAAGACTCGTAATCTC AAAAGCAACGAACAATGgaataacaacaaaatgaCGAATTGCAAACAAAAGTTTATG AGTTTGATAAGGAAACTTCAAGAAATCGGCGACGAACATTCTTTGATAAACGAGATAGCGTACTTCGTCAGTAACACAGTCGGCGCTGATGCATACAGGGTGTTCAAATTGTATCCTGATCATGTgaattttgtacaatatttcacaaatactGCTCCAGGCGTTAATACTGAa AATGGCAGTAATTTGGAACGAGCAGGGCCTGAGGAGGTGGAGCTCGTATTGAAAGTGGCGAGGCGTGGCGCGACGTTGCGGCTGTCGAAAAACGATATCGATATATTTCCTGATTCGCCCAAGGAACTGCTTCAGAAGTTTGGGATTGACGAGACG CAAGGACTCAACCACGTTTTATATCAACCGATACTGAATGCTGCGGGTAAAACGGTGTATGTGATAGAAATGTGGAGATCGAATAACCAATTTGACAAGAGAGATGAGGAAATGAGCACGAATTTCGTTATTTGGAACAGTTTGACATTACACTATTGCAATCTGTACTTGGATAAGACTAGGGAACGTAATATGGCTGACTTTTTGTTGGAAGTCGTGAA GGCTATATTTGAAGAAATGGTATCTCTTGATCAACTTATAAAAAGAATACTGGAGTTCGCTCAAAGACTGGTGAACGCAGATAGAGCGTCCCTATTCCTTGTTGACTATCGAAACTCCGAATTGGTTTCGACAGTTTTCGATCTTCAATTCGAAGCAGGACATGAAAGGGATATGGAGAAGAAGGAGATAAGAATGCCCATTGACCGTGGTATTGCTGGCCATGTGGCGCAGTCTGGAGAAACCATGAACATACCTGATGCGTATTCAGACTATAGGTTTAATAG GGATGTTGATGAAGTAACAGGCTATAAGACATCAAGCATCCTCTGCATGCCTGTTAAAGTCGAAGGCAAAGTGATAGGTGTTGTCCAAATGGTGAATAAAAGGAACAGTAAATACTTTGATCACGAGGATGAAGTGGCTTTTGAAATGTTCTCTACGGTGTTTGGACTAGCTCTTCACCACGCTAGGTTGTATGACAAAATCATGCGCAAAGAACAAAAGTACAGAGTAACGTTAGAAATACTGAGCTATCACAATACATGCAGAGAGAACGAGGTCCAGGAAATACTGAATAGCAAcattaaagttaatataaatatggacGATTTTTACTTAGACCCCTATAAGATCGACGATTTCCAAAAGTGCAAAGCAGTCTTGGCAATGTTTGACGATCTGTTTGGCTTGTCCAATTTCGATAAAACGTCAGTTACAAGGTTTGTTTTGACTGTAAGGAAAAACTACAGAAGGGTCCCGTATCACAATTTCGATCACGGCTGGTCCGTCGCTCACTCCATGTACGTTATGCTTAAAAACGACAAGAATAAGAGATTTGATTACAAAATG AGATTAGCACTATTCGTGGCGTGCTTGTGCCACGATCTAGACCATCGGGGATATACTAATCAGTATCTGAATGAAACAGCATCTCCGCTGGCAGCTATGTACACCACATCGCCACTGGAGCATCATCATTTCAATATAACAGTCAAGATTTTGCAACAG gatGGCCATTACATATTCTCTCACCTTTCAAGCGAGGACTACAAAGATATATTAcgatatatcaaatattgtattttggcAACAGATCTCGTTCAGTTCTTcactaatttgaaaaaaatgaaagatATCGTAAATAGTGGTGATTCGAGAAAACAAGGTTTCGATTGGGCTGCGACAGAGCACAG GAACTTAGCAATGGCAATATCGATGACGGCGGCTGATCTGTCTGCTTCTGCAAAACCATGggacatacaaataaaaactgtcaAAGTGATATTTGAAGAATTTTACGAGCAAGGGGATAAGGAGAGAGCTGCTGGGAAAACGCCTATAGCTGACATGATGGATAGAAATAAACCTGAAGAACAACCACCGAGTCAG GTTGGATTTTTGAGTCAAATATGTGTTCCTTGTTACGAAATACTCCACAAAATATTGCCCAGTACAGAGCCGATGTACAAAATGGTTCTTAAGAATCTCAGTAACTGGAAATCTCTAGCTGACAGCCGTAGCGATAGTCGAAAACAATCTGAAGACTCTCAATCATTAAACGATGATACATTGAAAAGCGTGTCAGATTCAGAGTTGGATGACTATATTATCGATGATAAGCCTGAAGTTTTACCTGATGACCAAAACGCTGTTGTTGTTGAAGAGGTTGATACTGCAGTAATGAATGATAATGGTGGTAAAATAGAAAGAACACTTCAGAGTTTGCGATCAGATTCAACTTCTTGGGAGGAAGAACAAAACGATAAAGCATCTAAAGCCAGTGAGATATGGGAGGCTGTTCCCACAGAAGATTTTCTGGCTGACGATGAAGGAGTTGTTATAGCATAA
- the LOC119835746 gene encoding mitochondrial thiamine pyrophosphate carrier-like, translated as MVGYSKDDTMTPNQKIIAGAMSGAVTRFITQPLDVLKIRTQLEKKMSKRKQRTLFETSKKIFHEEGMFAFWHGHNLGQMHSILSTGSQFYVYELTTKYAFQSADDPKYKRTIEFLCGICAGSCSATLVTPLEVIRVRQMLVKEQYRGFFNGAKAVYRSGGPLAFFEGWAAGVLMLGPQVAITFSVFSFLQPIILDYLHKCTEICEQVKFHEHRPEHLLLASSMGALVSGFVSKVIMYPFDLAKRRLQIASHRTENKFYTPTTSRNLVKCSNLIQCISDTVKIEGFLGLYRGLQITVYKALSTNIITFTSYELFCYCLVK; from the exons ATGGTAGGCTACTCGAAGGACGATACAATGACGCCTAATCAAAAAATCATAGCAGGGGCCATGTCTGGCGCAGTAACACGATTCATAACACAGCCACTCGATGTACTCAAAATCAGAACTCAGTTAGAAAAGAAGATGAGCAAACGTAAACAGAGAACGTTATTCGAAACATCCAAAAAGATTTTTCACGAGGAAGGCATGTTTGCGTTCTGGCACGGTCACAATCTTGGTCAG ATGCACTCAATCTTATCAACTGGCAGTCAGTTCTATGTTTATgaattaacaacaaaatatgcATTTCAATCGGCAGATGACCCTAAATATAA GCGAACCATTGAGTTCCTGTGCGGAATTTGTGCGGGCTCATGCAGCGCCACGCTCGTCACTCCCCTGGAGGTGATCAGAGTTCGGCAGATGTTGGTGAAGGAGCAGTACAGAGGTTTCTTCAACGGGGCTAAGGCGGTGTACAGATCCGGAGGGCCCCTCGCCTTCTTCGAAGGTTGGGCAGCTGGTGTTCTTATG CTCGGTCCACAAGTGGCTATAACGTTCTCAGTATTCAGCTTCCTCCAGCCTATAATACTGGACTACCTGCACAAATGCACGGAGATATGTGAACAGGTCAAGTTCCATGAGCACAGACCTGAACACCTTCTGCTGGCGAGCAGTATGGGTGCCCTGGTCTCTGGGTTCGTCTCCAAGGTGATCATGTACCCTTTTGATTTGGCGAAGAGGAGATTGCAAATCGCG agTCACAGAACGGAAAATAAATTCTACACGCCGACTACGTCGAGGAACCTAGTGAAATGCAGTAATCTGATCCAGTGCATATCAGACACTGTTAAAATAGAAGGTTTCCTTGGCCTCTACAGGGGCTTACAGATCACCGTCTACAAAGCTCTGTCAACAAACATCATAACATTTACGTCGTATGAGCTGTTCTGCTATTGTTTAGTgaagtaa